In Bacillus sp. SB49, a single window of DNA contains:
- the yqfD gene encoding sporulation protein YqfD, translated as MRNQRDFFHGRMMVEVQGALMEPFLQACVKRGCHISDMKRTEEGKVLLTIRLKDWQILRQLRKKYRCKISIKGGNGLPFFINQMLGRLYLVFAFLAAVVVIFLLANTLWSIKVDGLTPELEADVETHLKDYGIKPGKLTIGMSDPIEIQQKLLDDVPDLLWIGVKKQGTSYHLYGVEKTRYDTKMDNRPSNLVAAKKGMIVETFIKKGRPLVSVYDVVKKGQVLATGKLVEDKETVIHSDGEVIAETWYKVEQNLPMKQVLTLTDGQVESEYHFRLGEWEVPFWGWWKGEDGNFREENHRDGWDLFGWESPFGMKTTDHYSIDPKAYASSRDELEKLGLASGRRSLQQEIPKDAEIKEEKVLHLGEEHGKVKLILLYKVHENIAVTKYLSQGD; from the coding sequence TTGAGGAACCAGCGTGACTTTTTTCATGGCAGGATGATGGTGGAAGTTCAGGGGGCATTAATGGAGCCGTTTCTGCAGGCGTGTGTTAAACGCGGGTGCCATATATCGGATATGAAGCGCACGGAGGAGGGGAAGGTCCTCCTTACGATCCGGTTGAAAGACTGGCAGATACTTCGTCAATTACGGAAAAAGTATCGATGTAAAATATCTATTAAAGGTGGAAACGGGCTGCCGTTTTTTATTAATCAAATGCTGGGGCGGTTGTATTTAGTCTTCGCCTTCCTTGCTGCAGTCGTCGTCATATTTCTCCTCGCTAACACCCTTTGGTCCATCAAAGTGGACGGGCTGACGCCGGAATTAGAAGCGGATGTGGAGACACATTTGAAGGATTATGGAATCAAGCCGGGTAAGTTGACCATCGGGATGAGTGATCCGATCGAGATTCAGCAGAAGCTGCTTGATGATGTACCTGATCTGCTTTGGATAGGGGTCAAGAAGCAGGGGACGAGTTATCACCTTTATGGTGTGGAGAAAACTCGCTATGATACGAAAATGGACAACCGTCCCTCAAACCTGGTTGCTGCAAAGAAAGGGATGATAGTGGAGACGTTTATTAAGAAAGGCCGTCCACTTGTTTCCGTGTACGACGTCGTTAAAAAAGGACAAGTGCTGGCGACCGGAAAACTTGTAGAAGACAAAGAAACTGTCATTCATTCGGACGGGGAAGTAATTGCAGAGACATGGTATAAAGTGGAGCAGAACCTGCCTATGAAACAGGTGCTGACGCTTACAGACGGTCAAGTGGAGTCGGAGTATCACTTCCGCCTTGGGGAGTGGGAAGTTCCCTTCTGGGGATGGTGGAAAGGGGAGGACGGAAATTTTCGAGAAGAGAACCACAGGGATGGCTGGGACTTGTTCGGTTGGGAAAGTCCGTTTGGAATGAAGACGACGGATCACTATTCTATTGACCCGAAAGCATATGCGTCCTCAAGGGATGAGTTAGAGAAACTGGGTCTTGCATCGGGAAGACGAAGCTTGCAGCAGGAGATCCCTAAAGATGCAGAAATCAAGGAGGAAAAAGTTTTGCACCTGGGTGAGGAGCATGGTAAAGTAAAATTAATCCTATTGTATAAAGTACATGAAAATATTGCAGTCACAAAGTATTTAAGCCAAGGAGATTGA
- the recO gene encoding DNA repair protein RecO, with amino-acid sequence MLDKVEGLVIRTNDYGETHKVVTLMTREKGKIAVMARGAKKPKSRMSSVTQPFIHGMYLIHSGSGLGSMSQGEMLSSLRSIREDIVKTAYASYIAELTDKLMEEKQPDPFLFEQLLQTLSWMNEGKDPNILSMMYELKMFKKAGFAPVVDQCIHCGSQEGPFSFSIVEGGVLCFRCKGRDPEAYGLPEPLPKLLRVFLHMDVKRLGTITMKEENKKLLRQLMDDYYERYGGYFLKSKKFLRQLDQFS; translated from the coding sequence TTGTTAGACAAAGTGGAAGGCTTGGTCATCCGGACGAACGATTACGGGGAGACTCATAAGGTCGTAACCCTGATGACTAGAGAAAAAGGTAAAATTGCTGTGATGGCGCGCGGGGCTAAAAAGCCGAAAAGCCGGATGTCATCGGTGACGCAGCCTTTCATCCATGGGATGTACCTCATTCATTCGGGGTCCGGATTAGGTTCTATGAGTCAGGGCGAAATGCTCTCTTCGCTGCGATCGATCCGCGAAGATATCGTTAAAACAGCGTACGCTTCTTATATTGCTGAATTGACGGACAAACTCATGGAAGAAAAACAGCCGGATCCTTTTCTTTTTGAACAGCTCCTGCAGACACTGTCCTGGATGAACGAAGGCAAGGATCCGAACATCCTTTCGATGATGTACGAACTGAAGATGTTCAAGAAAGCGGGCTTTGCTCCGGTCGTGGATCAGTGTATTCACTGCGGCAGTCAGGAAGGACCGTTCTCTTTCTCCATCGTGGAAGGAGGCGTCTTGTGCTTTCGTTGTAAAGGGCGCGATCCGGAAGCCTATGGACTGCCGGAACCGCTGCCGAAGCTGTTGCGTGTATTTCTACATATGGATGTCAAGCGTTTGGGTACCATCACGATGAAGGAAGAAAATAAGAAACTGCTCAGGCAGTTGATGGATGATTATTACGAACGATACGGCGGTTATTTTTTGAAATCAAAAAAGTTCCTCAGACAGCTTGATCAGTTCTCCTGA
- a CDS encoding NfeD family protein → MKKSVRVSLYAAILIFALYLAISPGDIITQADGEGETVYIVPVRDTVERGMAAFLERVTSDAEENGVDHIIFEIDTPGGRVDAAGDIGEIFQDLDIPNTAFVTSRAYSAGSYIALNADTIYMKPQATMGASGVINSDGTAADKKAQSAWISAMVAAAEANGRDPQYARAMADSNVDLPDYGAPEGEFLTLGPKEAEEVGYAEGIVEDRNELLSALGLSDAEIVEENPTLSENVARFLTDPVVIPILLSIASIGLVVELYSPGFGIPGIMGALALVLFFYGHIVAGLAGYEAIILLILGVGLVIAELFLPGGIAGVIGVVAIVAALMMSSADMGHMAMSIGIALIVTIIVSVILFKTIGLEKGFFRHIILNDSTSSDKGYVSSVSRLELIGLEGSAITPLRPSGTADFDGERLDVVTEGGFIGIGEKVKVVKTEGSRIVVRALKTDE, encoded by the coding sequence ATGAAGAAATCGGTTCGCGTTTCGCTCTATGCGGCAATCCTTATCTTCGCCTTATACTTAGCAATCAGTCCTGGAGATATCATAACTCAAGCAGATGGTGAAGGAGAGACTGTATATATCGTTCCTGTAAGGGATACGGTGGAAAGGGGAATGGCGGCCTTTCTTGAAAGGGTAACGTCTGATGCCGAGGAAAACGGTGTCGACCACATCATTTTTGAAATTGATACTCCCGGCGGAAGGGTAGATGCGGCCGGTGACATCGGCGAGATCTTTCAGGATCTCGACATTCCCAACACAGCATTTGTCACAAGCAGAGCGTATTCAGCCGGTTCTTATATAGCATTGAATGCAGATACTATATACATGAAACCACAGGCGACGATGGGAGCTTCCGGAGTAATCAATTCTGATGGGACAGCGGCCGACAAAAAAGCACAGTCTGCCTGGATTTCAGCTATGGTGGCAGCCGCTGAAGCGAATGGAAGAGATCCACAGTACGCAAGAGCCATGGCGGATAGTAATGTAGACCTCCCCGACTATGGTGCGCCGGAAGGAGAATTCCTCACGTTAGGTCCGAAAGAAGCAGAGGAAGTCGGTTATGCAGAAGGAATCGTAGAAGATCGTAATGAACTGTTGAGTGCGCTTGGTTTATCGGATGCAGAGATAGTTGAAGAGAACCCAACGCTTTCAGAGAACGTGGCCAGATTTTTAACGGATCCTGTCGTCATTCCGATCTTGCTTTCAATCGCAAGTATAGGGCTTGTAGTGGAGCTTTATTCACCTGGTTTCGGTATACCTGGAATTATGGGAGCGTTGGCACTCGTCCTGTTCTTCTACGGACATATTGTCGCAGGACTTGCGGGATATGAGGCGATCATTCTGTTGATTCTTGGTGTAGGCCTGGTGATAGCGGAGTTGTTCCTTCCGGGAGGGATAGCCGGGGTGATTGGGGTTGTAGCTATTGTCGCCGCCCTTATGATGTCCTCCGCGGATATGGGGCACATGGCGATGAGTATCGGAATAGCTCTGATTGTTACCATTATCGTGTCCGTCATTCTTTTCAAGACGATCGGACTCGAAAAGGGATTTTTCCGCCACATTATTTTAAATGACTCCACCTCCAGTGATAAAGGATACGTGTCGTCGGTAAGCAGGCTGGAGCTTATAGGTTTGGAAGGAAGCGCCATCACCCCGCTTCGCCCATCCGGAACCGCTGATTTTGATGGAGAAAGGCTTGATGTAGTCACAGAAGGCGGTTTCATCGGAATAGGAGAAAAAGTGAAAGTTGTGAAGACAGAAGGGTCCAGAATAGTTGTCAGGGCCTTAAAAACAGACGAATAA
- a CDS encoding diacylglycerol kinase family protein, producing MSSDSKGRKKKRGIGFRYAWHGLVRVINSERNFRIHLSVASIVCIAGAVLSISALEWAVVVGIIALVMTLEMVNSAIERILDHLAPERHPAVGEVKDIAAGAVLVASAGSIVIGLIIFLPKLIPLL from the coding sequence ATGAGTTCGGACTCGAAAGGTCGTAAAAAGAAACGGGGAATTGGATTTCGATATGCTTGGCACGGTCTTGTTCGTGTCATAAACTCTGAGCGAAACTTTCGAATCCATCTCTCCGTCGCTTCCATCGTATGTATCGCGGGTGCTGTGCTCTCGATTTCCGCTTTGGAATGGGCGGTTGTTGTGGGGATCATCGCTCTTGTAATGACACTGGAGATGGTGAACTCCGCGATTGAACGGATCCTGGATCATCTAGCTCCAGAGCGGCATCCTGCGGTGGGGGAAGTTAAAGATATAGCGGCAGGTGCGGTGCTCGTCGCGAGCGCCGGATCGATCGTGATCGGATTGATCATTTTCCTGCCGAAACTCATTCCGTTGCTCTAA
- a CDS encoding GatB/YqeY domain-containing protein: protein MTITDRLAQDMKTAMKARDKERLSTIRMVRASMQNEAIKLGKDSLSEEEELTVLTREVKQRNDSLHEFREAGREDLVEGLERELEILQVYMPKQLTDEELKQIVDEAIAEVGAASKSDMGKVMSAVMPKVKGKADGTKVNKLVLQQLS from the coding sequence ATGACTATTACAGACCGTCTAGCCCAGGATATGAAAACGGCCATGAAGGCACGTGACAAGGAACGTTTGTCAACGATCCGCATGGTCAGAGCTTCTATGCAGAATGAAGCGATTAAACTGGGGAAAGACTCATTATCTGAAGAAGAAGAATTGACTGTTTTAACCCGTGAGGTAAAACAGAGAAATGATTCCCTCCATGAATTCAGAGAAGCTGGACGTGAAGATCTTGTAGAAGGACTCGAACGTGAACTTGAGATTTTACAAGTATATATGCCGAAACAGCTGACAGATGAAGAACTCAAGCAAATCGTTGATGAAGCGATTGCGGAAGTAGGAGCTGCTTCCAAGAGTGACATGGGTAAAGTCATGAGCGCCGTCATGCCTAAAGTTAAGGGCAAGGCCGACGGAACCAAGGTCAATAAACTCGTTCTTCAGCAATTATCTTAA
- a CDS encoding PhoH family protein — protein MPEDLKNMDIQLDNTTEALALFGTEDRNLKQIEEQLKVTIITRGEKVRVSGPAEHVKMVEDILMSVLAIIRKGLTVTERDIVYAVELAKKGKINQFEALYEDEITKNAKGKSIRVKTLGQRNYIAAIKKNDLVFGIGPAGTGKTYLAVVMAVNALKNGDVKRIVLTRPAVEAGESLGFLPGDLKEKVDPYLRPLYDSLHDVFGAEHTARLIDRGTIEIAPLAYMRGRTLDDAFAILDEAQNTTPEQMKMFLTRLGFGSKMIITGDITQVDLPKGVKSGLRVAEERLGKVKGSAFIHLEQSDVVRHPLVQRIIDAYEREDK, from the coding sequence ATGCCAGAAGACTTGAAGAACATGGACATTCAATTAGATAATACGACAGAAGCATTAGCTCTGTTCGGTACAGAAGACCGCAATTTAAAACAGATTGAAGAGCAGTTGAAAGTGACGATCATCACCCGTGGGGAGAAAGTACGTGTGTCCGGCCCGGCTGAGCATGTGAAGATGGTAGAGGACATCCTGATGAGTGTACTCGCTATTATCAGAAAGGGACTGACTGTAACAGAACGTGATATTGTCTACGCGGTGGAACTTGCTAAAAAAGGGAAAATAAATCAATTTGAAGCATTATATGAAGATGAGATCACCAAAAACGCCAAAGGTAAGTCGATCCGTGTTAAGACGCTCGGGCAGCGGAATTATATTGCTGCTATTAAGAAGAACGACCTAGTCTTCGGTATCGGGCCTGCGGGAACAGGTAAGACGTATTTGGCTGTCGTCATGGCGGTAAATGCACTGAAGAACGGAGATGTTAAACGGATTGTCCTGACAAGGCCAGCGGTTGAAGCAGGCGAAAGTTTAGGTTTCCTGCCTGGAGACCTGAAGGAAAAGGTAGACCCGTATCTTCGTCCGCTATACGACTCCCTGCACGATGTGTTCGGTGCCGAGCACACGGCGAGGCTCATTGATAGAGGAACGATTGAAATTGCCCCTCTGGCCTACATGCGCGGGCGGACTCTGGATGACGCTTTCGCAATTTTGGATGAAGCACAGAACACGACACCTGAACAAATGAAAATGTTTTTGACTCGACTAGGATTCGGATCCAAGATGATCATAACGGGTGATATCACCCAAGTCGATCTTCCTAAAGGCGTGAAGTCCGGACTAAGAGTGGCGGAAGAACGCTTAGGGAAAGTGAAAGGCTCGGCATTCATCCACCTGGAGCAATCCGATGTAGTCAGACACCCGCTCGTTCAACGGATCATAGATGCGTACGAAAGGGAAGACAAATAA
- the rpsU gene encoding 30S ribosomal protein S21 — MSKTTRVRKNESLEDALRRFKRDVSKSGTLAEYRKREYYDKPSVRRKKKSEAARKRK; from the coding sequence ATGTCAAAAACAACTCGCGTTCGTAAAAACGAGTCTCTTGAAGATGCTCTTCGTCGCTTTAAGCGTGATGTATCAAAAAGTGGTACATTAGCGGAATATCGTAAGCGTGAATATTACGATAAGCCTAGCGTACGCCGTAAGAAAAAGTCTGAGGCGGCTAGAAAGCGTAAGTAA
- a CDS encoding HD family phosphohydrolase, with protein MFDRMRERFFKGEWRTSKPIIGLLALVVAAFFFILAIPNIQTQTYNLEKYGTAPETIRSPITIENEQKTDQQIREVTRAVDDRYTVSEDITEERISMIEEIFDVVEETGAEGDDAAGKEEQLRKVQALLSDEITSELPTEIFLPLLQADKEERETAKQFLIPSVHTALEDGIRAEDLPDAERNIHLKAEYSSVPASLKQVVSDIAAFGLVENSLYDPRRTEEAIKSAASQVEPIMIRAGEVLVQKGSTITNDIYEDLRLTGVLKEQRNLLPFLGLACFALLLGTIMYMESFRAVHHYGLSLSHLAITALISIFMVFLMKMISLYDSMDQPIFYLVPAATGAVLIKVLCRERLALVMAILYALMGCVLFNGQLSGTLNAAAGMYLLLSQLAGIFFLTRKKERLSIVKASAGVAITNICTILFFLFISFEKYTWSEVLLYCGYGFAAAMIAAVLTLGLLPFFETGFGILSDQKLLALASPNHPVLRKILIEAPGTYHHSVMVANLSEAACESIGANGLLARVAAYYHDLGKTVKPHFFIENQMGMKNPHDYMEPEESAEIIIDHPYAGAAMLEKENFPPEIIAIAEQHHGTTLLKYFFHKAQERRESVKEEEFRYPGPKPQTKEAAIINICDSVEAAVRSLDHPTADKIRSIVRSIMESRLLDGQLDDSHLTFNDLKKLEYAICETLQGIYHSRIEYPDTKQLVREAK; from the coding sequence ATGTTCGATAGGATGCGTGAAAGATTCTTTAAGGGCGAATGGCGTACATCGAAGCCGATCATCGGATTGTTGGCCTTGGTCGTTGCAGCCTTTTTCTTTATACTGGCGATACCGAACATACAGACTCAGACCTATAATTTGGAGAAATACGGAACGGCCCCGGAGACGATCCGGTCCCCGATTACGATCGAAAACGAACAGAAAACGGACCAGCAGATAAGGGAAGTCACGAGAGCGGTAGATGACCGCTACACGGTTTCTGAGGATATAACGGAAGAGCGGATATCCATGATCGAAGAAATTTTTGATGTAGTGGAAGAAACGGGCGCTGAAGGAGACGATGCCGCTGGGAAGGAAGAGCAGCTTAGGAAAGTGCAGGCTCTTCTTTCTGATGAAATTACTTCAGAGCTTCCGACGGAGATTTTTCTGCCGCTGCTACAGGCAGACAAAGAGGAAAGGGAAACGGCGAAACAATTTCTTATCCCCTCCGTACATACTGCTTTAGAAGATGGAATCCGTGCGGAAGATCTGCCGGATGCCGAGCGGAACATTCATCTCAAAGCAGAATACTCCAGCGTGCCTGCTTCTTTAAAGCAAGTGGTTTCCGACATTGCAGCGTTTGGGCTCGTGGAAAATTCGCTTTACGATCCGAGGAGGACGGAAGAAGCAATTAAGTCAGCAGCCTCCCAGGTCGAACCCATCATGATCCGTGCAGGGGAGGTGCTGGTCCAAAAAGGGTCAACCATTACCAATGATATTTACGAAGACCTTCGTTTAACGGGTGTGTTGAAAGAGCAGAGAAACCTTTTGCCGTTTTTGGGACTGGCATGTTTTGCGCTTCTTTTGGGGACGATTATGTATATGGAAAGTTTTCGTGCTGTGCATCATTACGGCCTTTCACTAAGTCATCTGGCGATTACGGCGCTCATATCCATCTTTATGGTTTTTTTGATGAAGATGATCAGTCTTTATGATAGTATGGATCAGCCTATCTTTTATTTAGTTCCGGCAGCGACAGGGGCGGTGTTGATCAAAGTCCTTTGTCGGGAGAGACTGGCTCTTGTTATGGCGATCCTCTATGCGCTTATGGGCTGTGTATTGTTCAACGGACAATTGTCCGGTACGCTGAATGCTGCTGCCGGTATGTACCTGCTCTTATCCCAGTTGGCCGGTATCTTCTTTCTTACAAGGAAGAAAGAAAGGTTGTCCATCGTGAAGGCGAGTGCCGGTGTTGCTATCACCAATATATGTACCATCTTGTTCTTCCTATTCATTTCTTTTGAGAAATACACCTGGTCGGAAGTGCTCCTTTATTGCGGGTACGGCTTTGCTGCTGCCATGATTGCGGCGGTTCTTACCCTTGGTCTCCTTCCTTTCTTCGAGACAGGTTTCGGTATACTGTCCGACCAGAAACTGTTAGCCTTGGCAAGTCCCAATCACCCGGTCCTGCGGAAAATATTGATAGAAGCACCCGGGACGTACCATCACAGTGTTATGGTCGCTAACTTAAGTGAAGCGGCATGCGAGTCTATTGGTGCCAACGGACTTTTGGCAAGAGTAGCTGCTTATTATCATGATTTAGGAAAAACGGTAAAACCGCACTTTTTTATCGAGAATCAAATGGGGATGAAGAACCCTCATGATTATATGGAACCGGAAGAGAGTGCCGAAATCATTATCGATCACCCTTATGCAGGAGCGGCCATGCTGGAAAAGGAAAACTTTCCGCCCGAGATTATTGCAATTGCGGAACAGCATCACGGAACGACTCTGCTCAAATATTTCTTCCATAAGGCACAGGAACGTAGAGAGAGCGTGAAGGAGGAAGAGTTCCGTTACCCGGGGCCCAAACCTCAAACAAAAGAAGCTGCGATTATCAATATCTGCGATTCCGTTGAGGCTGCTGTTCGTTCTTTGGACCATCCGACAGCAGATAAAATTCGCTCCATCGTCCGCTCCATTATGGAAAGCCGCTTGCTTGATGGGCAGTTAGACGACAGCCATTTGACGTTTAATGACCTTAAGAAGTTGGAATATGCCATATGTGAGACGCTTCAAGGGATCTACCATTCAAGAATTGAATATCCGGATACGAAACAATTAGTCAGGGAGGCTAAATAA
- the ybeY gene encoding rRNA maturation RNase YbeY, which translates to MMITIDFHDETNSVDEAFVDLIHRIISFAGEKEGIEAEAEVSVSFVDDKEIQEINRNYRQKDTPTDVISFAMQELGEGEEEVNVLDENMPMILGDIIISVDTAKMQAEEYGHSLERELGFLALHGFLHLLGYDHMNTEDEKKMFGRQEEILHEFGLERS; encoded by the coding sequence ATAATGATTACCATTGATTTTCATGATGAAACGAATTCCGTCGACGAAGCGTTCGTTGACTTGATCCACCGCATCATTAGTTTTGCAGGAGAGAAAGAGGGAATTGAAGCGGAAGCAGAAGTGTCTGTTAGTTTCGTGGATGATAAAGAAATTCAGGAGATTAACCGAAATTACCGACAAAAAGATACACCGACGGATGTGATTTCCTTCGCTATGCAGGAATTGGGAGAAGGAGAAGAAGAAGTGAACGTGCTGGATGAGAATATGCCGATGATTCTCGGAGACATCATTATTTCTGTTGATACAGCGAAGATGCAGGCGGAAGAATATGGGCATTCCCTTGAAAGAGAGCTCGGTTTCCTTGCTTTGCACGGTTTCCTGCATCTCCTGGGATATGACCATATGAATACTGAGGATGAGAAGAAGATGTTTGGCCGTCAAGAGGAAATCCTCCATGAGTTCGGACTCGAAAGGTCGTAA
- the floA gene encoding flotillin-like protein FloA (flotillin-like protein involved in membrane lipid rafts) translates to MPLIIIGIIIIVLAVLFTFIPVMLWISALAAGVKINIFTLVGMRLRRVIPSRVINPLIKAHKAGVNVDTNQLESHYLAGGNVDRVVNALIAAQRANIELSFERCAAIDLAGRDVLEAVQMSVNPKVIETPFIAGVAMDGIEVKAKARITVRANIDRLVGGAGEDTVIARVGEGIVSTIGSSSSHGQVLENPDRISQNVLGKGLDAGTAFEILSIDIADIDIGKNIGAILQTDQAEADKNIAQAKAEERRAMAIAQEQEMRARVQEMQAKVVEAEAEVPQALAAALRSGKMGVMDYMNYQNINADTDMRNTLGKGSDEDSEGEDK, encoded by the coding sequence ATGCCGTTAATTATCATCGGTATCATTATTATCGTATTAGCAGTTCTGTTCACGTTTATACCCGTTATGCTGTGGATCAGTGCCTTGGCTGCGGGAGTGAAGATCAATATCTTTACACTGGTAGGTATGCGTTTGAGAAGGGTTATTCCATCCAGAGTCATTAACCCGTTGATCAAGGCCCACAAAGCGGGGGTAAACGTCGATACAAACCAGTTGGAGAGTCACTACTTGGCGGGAGGTAACGTAGACCGCGTTGTTAATGCCTTGATTGCAGCGCAGCGTGCAAATATCGAACTAAGCTTCGAGCGTTGTGCGGCCATTGATCTTGCCGGCCGTGATGTACTGGAAGCTGTGCAGATGAGTGTTAACCCTAAAGTTATTGAAACGCCGTTTATCGCCGGTGTAGCGATGGATGGGATTGAAGTGAAAGCGAAGGCGCGGATTACTGTGCGTGCCAACATCGACCGCCTCGTCGGTGGTGCAGGGGAAGATACCGTTATTGCCCGTGTAGGTGAAGGTATCGTCTCTACTATCGGTTCCAGCTCCAGTCATGGTCAAGTGCTGGAGAATCCGGATCGTATTTCGCAGAATGTTTTAGGCAAAGGGTTGGACGCGGGGACTGCATTTGAAATTCTATCGATTGATATTGCAGACATTGATATCGGGAAGAACATCGGTGCCATCCTTCAAACCGATCAGGCGGAAGCAGATAAAAACATTGCCCAGGCGAAAGCGGAAGAACGCCGCGCTATGGCAATTGCCCAGGAACAAGAAATGCGCGCCCGTGTTCAAGAAATGCAGGCGAAGGTTGTTGAAGCAGAGGCGGAAGTTCCACAAGCCCTTGCTGCGGCTCTCCGTTCAGGAAAAATGGGTGTGATGGATTATATGAACTATCAGAATATCAATGCCGACACAGATATGAGGAATACACTCGGCAAAGGATCTGACGAAGATTCCGAAGGTGAAGATAAATAA
- a CDS encoding YqzL family protein produces MRDKLSWNVFSMTGSVETYLLMKELESQDQQSEEKHASSPEFLSTDEWRH; encoded by the coding sequence GTGCGCGACAAACTTTCATGGAATGTTTTCAGTATGACTGGAAGCGTGGAGACGTATTTGTTAATGAAAGAGTTGGAGTCTCAAGATCAACAGTCTGAAGAGAAACATGCTTCTTCTCCTGAATTTTTATCAACAGATGAGTGGAGACACTAA
- the era gene encoding GTPase Era: protein MTDNFKSGFITIVGRPNVGKSTFMNRVIGEKIAIMSDKPQTTRNKIQGVYTDKEAQMIFIDTPGIHKPKHRLGDYMVNVAENTLNEVDAVLFMINAEEGYGRGDQFIIDRLQRVDQPVFLIINKIDKVHPDELLPLIEQYKGMFDFEEIIPISALEGNNVNHLVSVLKNHLPEGPQFYPEDQITDHPERFVISEFIREKVLHLTREEVPHSIAVVIEGIEKRKNSNAVYIQAAIIVERKSQKGIIIGKQGSMLKEVGKRARKDIEALLGSKVFLELWVKVQKDWRNKQIQLSDFGYREDEY from the coding sequence ATGACAGACAATTTCAAGTCCGGTTTCATCACGATCGTAGGTCGTCCGAATGTCGGGAAATCGACATTTATGAACCGCGTCATCGGGGAAAAAATCGCAATTATGAGTGATAAGCCGCAAACAACGAGAAACAAAATTCAAGGGGTCTATACAGATAAAGAAGCACAAATGATATTTATTGATACACCCGGTATCCATAAGCCGAAGCACCGCCTCGGGGACTATATGGTCAATGTTGCTGAGAATACGCTGAATGAAGTGGATGCCGTCTTGTTTATGATCAATGCGGAGGAAGGATACGGCCGGGGAGACCAATTCATCATTGATCGTCTCCAACGCGTCGACCAACCGGTATTTCTGATCATCAATAAGATTGATAAGGTGCATCCGGATGAATTGCTCCCTTTAATTGAGCAGTATAAAGGAATGTTCGACTTTGAAGAAATCATTCCTATTTCCGCCCTTGAGGGAAACAATGTGAACCACCTTGTCTCCGTCCTGAAGAATCATCTTCCGGAAGGTCCTCAGTTTTATCCGGAAGATCAAATCACCGATCACCCGGAGCGCTTTGTTATCAGTGAATTCATCAGGGAAAAAGTACTGCATCTGACAAGAGAGGAAGTTCCGCACTCCATCGCGGTGGTTATCGAGGGAATTGAAAAGCGGAAAAACTCTAATGCCGTTTATATCCAGGCTGCCATCATTGTAGAGCGGAAATCACAGAAAGGCATCATCATCGGCAAGCAGGGCAGTATGTTGAAGGAAGTCGGAAAGCGTGCCCGGAAGGATATTGAAGCGCTGCTTGGCAGTAAGGTGTTCCTGGAGCTTTGGGTCAAGGTGCAGAAAGACTGGCGCAACAAGCAGATCCAGCTCAGCGATTTCGGCTATCGGGAAGACGAATATTGA
- the yqfC gene encoding sporulation protein YqfC, with amino-acid sequence MSKWQQHIRTWIGRYFDLPSDVMLDLPRITTIGSIHLYIENHTGLLHFSDHEIRIQYKKGQVRILGKDLGVKMMLKEELLLEGELQSVEFLPDSAGGVKT; translated from the coding sequence ATGTCAAAATGGCAGCAGCATATCCGTACATGGATCGGTCGTTACTTTGATTTACCTTCTGATGTCATGCTGGATTTGCCAAGGATCACGACGATCGGCTCGATTCATTTGTACATAGAGAATCATACAGGCCTCCTGCATTTCTCGGATCATGAGATCAGGATTCAATATAAAAAGGGGCAGGTTCGCATTTTAGGTAAGGACCTTGGCGTGAAAATGATGTTGAAGGAAGAGCTGCTACTGGAAGGAGAACTGCAGTCGGTGGAATTCTTGCCTGACTCGGCCGGGGGGGTGAAAACTTGA